A single window of Treponema denticola ATCC 35405 DNA harbors:
- the rplD gene encoding 50S ribosomal protein L4 gives MEKKVYSVDGKELRTINLDDKVFGLPVNDDVIYYAINNELANKRVGTACTKGRAEVHGSNSKPYSQKGTGRARRGDKKSPLLVGGGTIFGPKPRDFSYSMPKKAKRLAMKSILSLKAQNDRLVVVEDFTVESGKTRDLVKILDNFAKGERAVIILKDDDSLVKRAGRNIPHLSFLAYNRLRAHDLFYGRKVIMLESAAKNLSEFYGCKEAE, from the coding sequence ATGGAAAAGAAAGTCTATTCAGTCGATGGTAAAGAATTGAGGACAATTAATCTTGATGACAAGGTGTTCGGTCTTCCCGTAAATGATGATGTTATTTACTACGCCATCAATAATGAACTAGCCAATAAACGAGTCGGAACGGCTTGTACAAAGGGCAGAGCTGAGGTTCACGGTTCAAATTCCAAGCCTTACAGCCAAAAAGGTACAGGACGTGCACGACGCGGTGATAAAAAATCTCCTCTTTTAGTCGGAGGAGGAACTATTTTCGGACCTAAACCGAGAGATTTCAGCTATTCTATGCCTAAAAAAGCAAAAAGATTGGCAATGAAGTCAATTTTGAGTCTTAAAGCTCAAAACGACAGGTTAGTGGTTGTAGAAGATTTTACGGTAGAAAGCGGAAAAACCCGCGACCTTGTAAAGATTTTAGATAACTTTGCAAAGGGAGAGCGTGCTGTTATTATCCTAAAGGACGATGATTCTTTGGTAAAAAGAGCAGGACGCAATATTCCGCATCTTTCATTCTTGGCATATAACCGCCTTCGAGCTCACGATTTATTCTACGGCCGAAAAGTTATCATGCTTGAATCTGCCGCAAAAAATCTTTCTGAATTTTACGGATGTAAGGAGGCCGAATAA
- the prtP gene encoding dentilisin complex serine proteinase subunit PrtP, giving the protein MKKKILFFLIAIALIVSSCNFGMNTAVIGNKDNGTVLNGYTGGSGNSSSIELPNGANYKPDDKDIVDGYFIVKTKDGFDKTLFEKKGFIVEGNISLTDTGFTYWYLNKKGDNKKNLLRAASIEGVLSAEHDYKVVEPDGSKAPNQNDSPVDPSNAGTYGLTDGNYLDDPEANNADYGLSITDALRAYKEIGYGDKTVVAGIIDTGINMKHKDFKDENGESIVLYAKSCATDGTGGTYIGDGNPFTEIPIGLNWDKGAHGTHCSGTIAARGNNNIGIAGVAWKNTKLISYQSLGVEGSGRTWSVYGAMADLTKIVKILRKPKANRSVAENNALPSYLQNTDFQITQETVPVNMSLGGSYGSEFAFAVLTNAVKHNILPVIAMGNEGRYTAAYPAAFPGVLAVGATNGKDKKVHFSNSGAWISVSAPGDGIKSCGIHGEDDYETMSGTSMATPFVTGTIAYLLSFDNAHKITPYQMKALLEKTADKVDGATDFTDSLGHGRVNVYKAAKAIKDGNIPAPNDIYTEAEVTVTVKNNDGHSNDIVPCKITLVDEETHAPLAYVAGTGSNPPAFKGLIKGRSYSVYGAFLGSSSNQTFTAQDVDNPITIQFNKKIVWVSTVPNLHYNSGDDDTDTRIMVYKADASGNLDLNTAQSIVDYDQDLLDTTCFEAETGAKYYVLITGFMKGGVFQGGNYALKIDRTPLNSNGVNIDDTARSPNNASTNDSHEDDDTPAFAKVKGNAWGQTKGCNLVAHPIGSNNVDLDWFYVEYP; this is encoded by the coding sequence ATGAAGAAAAAAATATTATTCTTTTTAATTGCAATAGCTTTAATTGTTTCTTCCTGTAATTTCGGTATGAATACTGCCGTTATCGGTAATAAGGATAATGGAACGGTTTTAAACGGTTATACGGGAGGATCGGGAAATTCATCTTCGATTGAATTACCTAACGGTGCAAATTATAAGCCTGACGATAAGGATATAGTTGACGGCTATTTTATCGTTAAGACAAAAGACGGCTTTGACAAGACTCTTTTTGAAAAAAAAGGTTTTATTGTCGAAGGAAATATTTCCCTTACAGATACGGGTTTTACTTACTGGTATCTTAATAAAAAGGGAGACAATAAAAAGAATCTACTGCGCGCTGCTTCAATAGAGGGCGTTCTTTCGGCAGAACACGATTATAAGGTTGTAGAACCGGACGGAAGCAAGGCTCCGAATCAAAACGATAGCCCTGTAGACCCTTCCAATGCAGGAACTTACGGTCTGACAGACGGAAATTATTTGGATGACCCTGAGGCAAATAATGCCGATTACGGGCTTTCGATAACCGATGCTTTGCGCGCCTACAAAGAAATAGGCTACGGAGACAAGACTGTTGTTGCAGGCATCATCGATACCGGCATCAATATGAAGCATAAAGATTTTAAAGATGAAAACGGGGAGTCGATAGTGCTGTATGCAAAATCCTGCGCTACCGATGGTACCGGTGGTACATATATCGGTGATGGAAACCCCTTTACCGAAATTCCTATCGGACTAAATTGGGATAAGGGAGCGCACGGCACGCACTGTTCGGGCACTATCGCCGCCCGCGGCAATAATAATATCGGTATCGCCGGCGTTGCATGGAAAAACACAAAACTCATTTCATATCAATCACTGGGAGTTGAAGGCAGCGGTAGGACTTGGTCTGTTTACGGCGCAATGGCCGACCTTACAAAGATAGTTAAAATTTTGCGCAAGCCGAAAGCAAATAGATCCGTTGCCGAAAATAATGCACTTCCGAGCTATTTGCAGAATACCGACTTTCAAATTACCCAAGAAACGGTTCCCGTAAACATGAGCTTGGGCGGCTCTTACGGCTCCGAATTTGCATTTGCGGTTTTAACCAATGCAGTAAAACACAATATACTCCCGGTAATTGCTATGGGTAACGAAGGCCGTTACACGGCAGCCTATCCTGCAGCCTTCCCGGGTGTATTGGCGGTTGGAGCTACCAACGGTAAAGACAAAAAAGTGCATTTCAGCAATTCCGGTGCATGGATAAGCGTTTCCGCTCCCGGCGACGGAATTAAGTCTTGCGGCATACACGGCGAGGACGATTACGAAACGATGAGCGGGACTTCAATGGCAACCCCATTTGTAACCGGCACAATCGCCTATCTTCTTTCGTTTGACAATGCTCACAAGATAACGCCCTATCAAATGAAGGCTCTGCTTGAAAAAACGGCTGATAAAGTTGATGGGGCTACAGACTTTACGGACAGCTTAGGCCACGGCCGAGTAAACGTGTACAAGGCTGCAAAGGCTATAAAGGACGGTAATATTCCTGCCCCAAACGATATTTATACCGAAGCGGAGGTTACCGTTACCGTTAAAAATAATGACGGGCATAGCAATGACATTGTCCCTTGTAAAATTACGCTTGTCGATGAGGAAACACATGCTCCTTTGGCCTATGTCGCAGGTACTGGGTCCAATCCTCCAGCCTTTAAGGGTCTAATAAAGGGCAGAAGCTATTCCGTTTACGGTGCCTTTTTAGGTTCCTCATCAAACCAAACCTTTACGGCACAAGACGTTGATAATCCTATTACCATACAGTTTAACAAAAAAATCGTATGGGTTTCGACCGTACCAAACCTGCACTATAACAGTGGTGACGACGACACCGATACTAGAATTATGGTTTATAAAGCGGATGCAAGCGGCAATTTGGATCTTAACACCGCACAGTCCATTGTGGACTATGACCAAGATCTGCTTGATACCACCTGTTTTGAGGCCGAGACAGGCGCAAAATACTATGTGCTGATTACCGGCTTTATGAAAGGGGGTGTTTTCCAAGGCGGCAACTATGCCTTAAAAATCGACAGGACACCCCTCAATTCTAACGGTGTAAATATCGACGATACGGCAAGAAGTCCCAACAATGCTTCAACGAACGACAGCCATGAGGACGACGACACTCCCGCCTTTGCAAAAGTAAAAGGCAATGCATGGGGGCAGACAAAGGGCTGCAATCTCGTCGCTCACCCTATCGGAAGCAATAATGTTGACTTGGATTGGTTCTATGTAGAATATCCGTAA
- the rplV gene encoding 50S ribosomal protein L22, which produces MKMTERTGYRATTKFLIASPTKVRPVANVVKNKPYPEAMAILENMPQKGAVLISQTMKSAASNALYKNKQLDEDMLFVKEIMIDEGPRLKRIWCRGKGRADILLKRMCHITVVVDERAGE; this is translated from the coding sequence ATGAAGATGACTGAAAGAACAGGATATCGAGCAACAACGAAATTTCTTATTGCATCACCTACCAAGGTAAGACCGGTGGCAAACGTCGTAAAGAACAAGCCTTATCCGGAAGCAATGGCTATTTTGGAAAATATGCCTCAAAAGGGAGCCGTCTTAATTTCTCAGACCATGAAATCGGCTGCCTCAAATGCTCTTTACAAAAATAAGCAGCTTGATGAAGATATGCTCTTTGTTAAGGAAATTATGATTGACGAAGGGCCCAGGCTAAAAAGAATTTGGTGTCGCGGCAAGGGCCGTGCGGACATTCTCTTAAAGCGAATGTGTCATATCACAGTTGTCGTTGACGAGAGAGCAGGAGAGTAG
- the prcA gene encoding dentilisin complex subunit PrcA → MSKKRWNAAALWCILLLAFLFGSCPQQKSASEPEKDPYPIPADAVSVEITVSDSVSGTLVDGTKLVVFDSADGKQVTNQLPVRKGKVTAKVSPKKKYDFVLLGKKGSWAGSMLQDYYVPEGGLNGDKSLMMLQFEHGQITRDVTPPRIDKVTIENASGVDITDNYDIGNAEKKVYVEFTSKVGAVEDVAWNGFGAKLGFGMMPTSYEGIDGVYTPDNTPGDGIFTSKYVFDIEHAAMPDDKTELIIVGYDVANNRVEKRIPVKFSKTSAAAPLSNAIFGRVFVIMERVPFTNNTFSAEPGQGLVQLGSGHEVMPQALNPIEGHNSSYVAAFVFSVVDNASTPIPIMGFNLLRREKDIGEFKPVSRTHYDRPKTETRPGWGVHQGFDTSSELEEGKEYEYEIEAFTATDTLKSPVLTGKVMEAFTYSLKAPENRKKISAAEAANMSYSCTISNKKLLTTEQADWCDLGLLILDGQGQPVFGSKLRYVFDGVTVGIGGGSTTGPDLLIDTIGFAPGNKPRRFSYKQHLAATPRISAYLQSHGINNLNDLITVNSSTGIITITDKFLKIAQFNVVAGTPMEYQAGVSYQWDIQDWGDNAYGLNDDRALRIVKMYGSSQSRTMGNNSSSGSNAVNGRFTFVIE, encoded by the coding sequence ATGTCAAAAAAAAGATGGAACGCTGCGGCGTTATGGTGTATCCTTTTATTGGCGTTTTTATTCGGTTCTTGTCCGCAGCAAAAGTCGGCAAGTGAACCCGAAAAGGATCCGTATCCCATTCCGGCTGATGCCGTGAGTGTTGAAATTACCGTTTCGGATTCGGTAAGCGGCACTTTAGTGGATGGAACAAAGCTGGTAGTTTTTGATTCTGCTGATGGCAAACAGGTTACTAATCAGCTTCCCGTCAGGAAAGGAAAAGTTACTGCAAAGGTAAGCCCTAAAAAGAAGTATGACTTTGTTCTTTTAGGCAAAAAAGGCTCATGGGCCGGTTCGATGCTGCAGGACTATTATGTACCCGAAGGCGGACTTAATGGGGATAAGAGCCTTATGATGCTCCAATTTGAGCACGGGCAAATAACAAGAGATGTTACCCCTCCCCGTATCGACAAGGTAACAATTGAAAATGCATCCGGTGTTGATATAACGGACAATTATGATATCGGAAACGCTGAAAAAAAAGTTTATGTAGAATTCACCTCTAAAGTGGGTGCAGTGGAAGATGTTGCGTGGAACGGTTTCGGTGCAAAACTCGGTTTCGGTATGATGCCGACAAGTTATGAAGGTATTGATGGGGTGTACACTCCCGATAATACTCCCGGTGACGGTATTTTTACATCGAAATACGTTTTTGATATAGAACATGCGGCAATGCCTGACGACAAAACAGAGCTTATAATAGTAGGCTACGACGTTGCAAACAACAGGGTCGAAAAACGCATCCCCGTAAAATTCAGTAAAACCTCGGCAGCAGCTCCCCTTTCGAATGCTATATTTGGAAGGGTTTTTGTGATAATGGAAAGAGTTCCCTTTACAAACAATACATTCTCAGCCGAACCCGGACAGGGACTGGTGCAGTTAGGCAGCGGACACGAAGTGATGCCGCAGGCTTTAAACCCCATTGAAGGGCATAATTCTTCATATGTGGCAGCCTTCGTCTTCAGCGTTGTAGACAATGCTTCTACGCCTATTCCCATTATGGGCTTTAATTTATTACGTAGGGAAAAGGACATCGGCGAGTTTAAACCTGTAAGCAGAACTCACTACGATAGGCCTAAAACCGAAACAAGACCCGGCTGGGGTGTACATCAAGGTTTTGATACATCTTCAGAACTTGAAGAAGGTAAAGAGTACGAGTACGAAATTGAAGCATTTACCGCAACGGATACGCTTAAGTCTCCCGTATTGACTGGCAAGGTTATGGAAGCTTTTACCTATTCCCTTAAAGCCCCCGAAAACCGTAAAAAGATTTCGGCGGCCGAAGCTGCAAATATGTCGTACTCGTGCACAATAAGCAATAAAAAGTTGCTGACCACGGAACAAGCCGATTGGTGCGACTTAGGCCTATTGATCCTCGATGGACAGGGACAGCCGGTTTTCGGTTCAAAATTACGCTATGTTTTTGATGGTGTTACTGTCGGTATAGGCGGCGGTAGTACTACCGGCCCCGATTTATTGATTGATACTATAGGGTTTGCTCCGGGCAACAAGCCTAGGCGCTTTTCATATAAACAGCATCTCGCTGCAACCCCTCGGATATCGGCATACTTGCAAAGCCACGGTATCAACAACCTTAATGACCTTATAACCGTTAACTCTTCCACAGGCATTATCACAATTACAGATAAATTTCTAAAGATAGCACAATTTAACGTAGTTGCGGGTACCCCGATGGAATACCAAGCTGGTGTAAGCTATCAGTGGGATATTCAGGACTGGGGAGATAATGCGTACGGTTTGAACGATGACCGGGCTCTTAGGATTGTTAAAATGTACGGCTCAAGCCAGTCACGTACAATGGGAAACAACAGCTCAAGCGGCTCCAACGCGGTAAACGGCAGATTTACCTTTGTAATTGAATAA
- the prcB gene encoding dentilisin complex subunit PrcB — MIYLSTMRFCVILLFICCVTFLGCKTLPKQPAGEFHSVPDDKVPTVPDKGADGSPGSSFKNPEILSSQPSESMQAVYEILIQGNNLKTGLPSIVKSQEDLQTLYSVLYGNSLKAPLIDFSKKAVVIAAAGPFNTGGYSIVPVSAIKTGKIINLVFEVKSPGPKDMVTQAFTRPYVIVSVDAEPDTEIFIEINGDAKNDKLDF, encoded by the coding sequence ATGATATACTTAAGTACTATGAGATTTTGTGTAATTTTATTATTTATCTGTTGTGTAACTTTTTTAGGTTGTAAAACGCTTCCTAAACAACCCGCCGGGGAATTCCATTCCGTGCCTGATGACAAAGTTCCTACTGTGCCTGATAAAGGGGCGGACGGAAGTCCAGGTTCTTCTTTTAAAAATCCTGAAATTTTGAGTAGTCAGCCGTCAGAATCTATGCAGGCCGTTTATGAAATTTTGATTCAAGGGAATAATTTAAAAACCGGTTTACCATCTATTGTCAAAAGCCAAGAAGATTTGCAGACCCTTTATTCCGTTTTGTATGGAAATTCTTTAAAAGCCCCGTTGATAGATTTTTCAAAAAAAGCGGTTGTTATTGCTGCCGCAGGACCTTTTAATACGGGCGGATATTCCATTGTGCCTGTTTCTGCAATAAAGACAGGGAAGATCATCAATTTGGTTTTTGAGGTAAAAAGTCCCGGGCCTAAGGATATGGTTACGCAGGCTTTTACCCGCCCTTATGTAATAGTTTCGGTAGATGCCGAACCGGATACCGAGATTTTTATTGAAATCAATGGGGATGCTAAAAATGATAAATTAGATTTTTAA
- the rpsJ gene encoding 30S ribosomal protein S10, translating to MTKEKIRVKLRGFDVELVDQSSKAIVQAVQKAGAKVCGPIPLPTRINKFTVLRSPHVNKKSREQFEMRTHKRLIDIIEPSAEVMNALLALELSAGVDVEIKQ from the coding sequence ATGACAAAGGAAAAGATTCGCGTAAAGCTTCGCGGATTCGATGTAGAGTTGGTTGATCAGAGTTCAAAGGCTATTGTACAGGCTGTTCAAAAAGCAGGTGCAAAGGTTTGCGGTCCTATTCCGCTTCCCACTCGGATTAACAAGTTTACGGTGCTTCGCTCACCTCACGTAAATAAAAAGTCGCGTGAGCAGTTTGAAATGCGGACACACAAAAGGTTAATCGATATTATTGAACCTTCGGCAGAAGTTATGAATGCGTTATTGGCATTGGAGCTTTCAGCCGGTGTTGATGTAGAAATTAAACAATAA
- the rplC gene encoding 50S ribosomal protein L3: MIGLIGKKIGMTQIFNEVGHLMPVTVIQVEPNTVVALKDKEKFGYSSVVLGLGELKEKHTSKPYAGQFSGDIKPLKLLKEFRDFDKEVAVGDKLGVEAFEKVSYLDITAISKGKGFQGVMKRWGYGGGRASHGSKFHREAGSTGHCTTPGRSFKNTTMPGRMGFDKVTVQNLQIVKIDPELGVIMVRGSVPGKKDATVFLKSAVKRAK; encoded by the coding sequence ATGATTGGACTGATTGGAAAAAAAATCGGCATGACCCAAATCTTCAATGAAGTCGGCCATCTTATGCCGGTTACGGTTATTCAGGTAGAACCCAATACCGTTGTTGCACTAAAGGACAAGGAAAAGTTCGGATACTCTTCAGTAGTGCTCGGTTTGGGTGAACTCAAAGAAAAGCACACCAGCAAACCCTATGCAGGACAGTTCAGCGGAGATATCAAGCCTTTAAAACTTTTAAAGGAATTCCGTGATTTTGACAAAGAAGTCGCAGTAGGTGATAAGCTCGGTGTAGAGGCTTTTGAAAAAGTTTCGTATTTAGACATTACGGCAATTTCAAAAGGTAAAGGTTTTCAGGGTGTTATGAAGCGATGGGGCTATGGAGGCGGTAGAGCAAGCCATGGTTCTAAGTTCCACCGTGAAGCAGGTTCGACGGGACACTGTACAACTCCGGGTCGGTCTTTTAAAAATACGACAATGCCCGGAAGGATGGGTTTTGACAAGGTTACCGTTCAAAATTTGCAAATCGTAAAGATTGATCCTGAATTGGGTGTTATAATGGTTCGCGGTTCTGTTCCGGGTAAAAAGGATGCAACTGTATTCTTAAAATCCGCAGTAAAGCGGGCTAAATAA
- the rplB gene encoding 50S ribosomal protein L2, whose amino-acid sequence MALKEYKPMTPGLRGRIDLRKDEITAQKPEKSLTTGKKNRAGRDSRGRISVRGQGGGHKQKYRQIDFKRNKYGIPGTVRTIEYDPNRSANIALIFYADGEKRYIIAPKGLKIGQKIMSGEMATLDVANALPLEAIPVGFTVHNIELTIGRGGQMARSAGAGALVAAKEGEYVTIRLPSGETRLVNKKCYATIGEVGNEDHMNTSLGKAGRSRWLGIRPTVRGMAMNPIDHPLGGGEGRGKGRHPVTPWGQPCKGYKTRKKRNPSDSFIVSRRKKKN is encoded by the coding sequence ATGGCTCTAAAAGAATATAAGCCGATGACGCCCGGATTGCGCGGACGAATTGATTTGCGAAAAGATGAAATTACAGCTCAAAAGCCTGAAAAGTCTTTGACTACAGGCAAAAAGAACAGAGCAGGACGCGATTCAAGAGGACGCATTTCAGTTCGAGGCCAAGGCGGCGGACATAAACAGAAATACCGACAAATCGATTTTAAGCGAAACAAATATGGTATTCCGGGCACTGTAAGGACAATCGAGTATGATCCTAACCGCAGTGCAAATATTGCATTGATTTTTTACGCTGACGGAGAAAAACGATACATTATCGCTCCCAAGGGCTTAAAAATCGGTCAAAAGATTATGAGCGGCGAAATGGCTACATTGGATGTTGCAAATGCTCTTCCTTTGGAAGCAATTCCCGTCGGCTTTACCGTGCATAATATTGAGCTTACGATCGGAAGAGGCGGACAAATGGCGCGTTCGGCAGGTGCCGGCGCATTGGTTGCTGCAAAAGAAGGCGAATATGTTACCATAAGATTGCCTTCCGGAGAAACTCGCTTGGTAAACAAAAAATGTTATGCAACAATAGGCGAAGTCGGCAATGAAGATCACATGAATACAAGTCTTGGCAAAGCCGGTCGATCAAGATGGCTTGGAATCAGACCCACCGTTCGCGGTATGGCTATGAACCCGATTGATCACCCCCTCGGCGGTGGTGAAGGACGAGGAAAGGGAAGACATCCCGTTACTCCTTGGGGTCAGCCTTGTAAGGGTTATAAGACCCGCAAGAAGCGCAATCCTTCGGATAGCTTCATTGTCTCAAGACGAAAGAAGAAGAATTAG
- a CDS encoding 50S ribosomal protein L23, with protein sequence MEYNDILIAPVLTEKSTELREQGKYVFKVAPKATKIQIKEAVRRLFNVKVTDCTVVNVRGKTKRLRYKEGKTSSWKKATVKLAKGETIKIFEGA encoded by the coding sequence ATGGAATACAATGATATACTTATCGCGCCTGTTCTTACGGAAAAAAGCACAGAACTTCGCGAGCAGGGCAAATATGTTTTCAAAGTAGCGCCTAAGGCTACCAAGATTCAGATAAAGGAAGCAGTACGAAGATTGTTCAATGTAAAAGTTACCGATTGTACTGTTGTTAATGTTCGAGGAAAGACTAAGCGTCTCCGCTACAAGGAAGGTAAAACTTCATCTTGGAAAAAGGCAACCGTAAAGCTTGCTAAGGGCGAGACAATTAAGATTTTTGAAGGTGCGTAA
- a CDS encoding ABC transporter substrate-binding protein gives MKKIFFRSMLLLLAVSVFLGCSPKEDQSQNSGKAMSKMEGAHYPVTITTYNYAGEPVDLTFEKAPEKVAAFYQSPIETMLALGLSDKLILAVGLDDPVKDEFKEAFSKVNYRDKRPEKEEIIDMEPDFIFAWSSLFGEKRYGDVKFWHDRGTKTYIWQNSGLKKEDALENEYQDILNIGKIFNVEDKAQEIVDKMKTEIAAAKKHVEGKTKVKAIIIEVEKEGQYRVYGERTIGGQIAMQVGADLVGKDKKGIGKEELIELNPDVIFTVYFGDYIEKDQSIEMLTKDNALQSIAALQNKKVFPINLSEVYASGIRTYDGIKTIISGLYPDL, from the coding sequence ATGAAAAAGATTTTTTTTCGCTCAATGCTGCTATTATTGGCAGTTTCTGTTTTTTTAGGATGCAGTCCTAAGGAAGATCAATCACAAAATTCGGGCAAAGCAATGTCCAAAATGGAAGGAGCCCATTATCCTGTAACAATTACTACATATAATTATGCGGGGGAACCTGTAGACCTTACATTTGAAAAAGCCCCGGAAAAGGTTGCAGCCTTTTACCAAAGCCCTATCGAAACAATGCTCGCTCTCGGTCTTTCCGATAAGCTTATTCTTGCAGTCGGACTTGATGATCCGGTTAAAGACGAGTTTAAAGAAGCTTTCAGCAAAGTAAATTACCGCGATAAGCGTCCTGAGAAAGAAGAAATTATCGACATGGAACCGGATTTTATTTTTGCATGGTCATCATTATTCGGTGAAAAGCGTTATGGAGATGTAAAATTCTGGCATGACAGAGGTACAAAAACCTACATTTGGCAAAACTCAGGCTTAAAAAAAGAAGATGCTCTCGAAAACGAATATCAGGACATTCTAAATATAGGTAAAATTTTCAATGTAGAAGACAAAGCTCAAGAAATTGTCGATAAGATGAAAACTGAAATTGCCGCAGCAAAAAAACACGTCGAAGGCAAAACAAAGGTAAAGGCCATAATAATTGAAGTAGAAAAAGAAGGCCAGTACCGTGTTTATGGGGAAAGAACTATCGGCGGGCAAATTGCAATGCAGGTCGGTGCCGATCTTGTAGGTAAGGATAAAAAAGGAATAGGCAAGGAAGAATTAATCGAGCTTAATCCCGATGTTATCTTTACGGTTTACTTCGGCGACTATATTGAAAAAGACCAATCTATAGAAATGCTCACAAAAGATAATGCTTTACAAAGCATAGCAGCTCTTCAAAACAAAAAAGTTTTTCCGATTAATTTAAGCGAAGTTTATGCCAGCGGCATAAGAACCTATGACGGAATAAAGACAATTATCTCAGGTTTATATCCTGACCTATAA
- the rpsS gene encoding 30S ribosomal protein S19, with the protein MSRSVKKGPFIAKSLFKNVNEMNRSGKKKPIKTYSRCSTIIPEMVGNTISVHNGKTWIPVYITENLVGHKLGEFAPTRTFRKHANSDKKVGK; encoded by the coding sequence GTGTCAAGATCAGTTAAAAAAGGACCTTTTATTGCAAAGAGTCTTTTTAAGAATGTAAACGAGATGAACAGATCGGGTAAGAAGAAACCGATTAAGACTTATTCCCGCTGTTCTACAATTATACCTGAAATGGTCGGTAACACTATTTCGGTACATAACGGCAAGACGTGGATTCCGGTTTATATAACCGAGAATCTTGTTGGACATAAGCTTGGAGAGTTTGCTCCTACGCGCACATTCCGCAAACATGCAAACTCTGACAAGAAGGTTGGAAAATAG
- the tuf gene encoding elongation factor Tu, translating to MAKEKFNRTKVHMNVGTIGHVDHGKTTLSAAITTYCAKKYGDKLLKYDEIDNAPEEKERGITINTRHLEYQSDKRHYAHIDCPGHADYVKNMITGAAQMDGAILVVSAPDSVMPQTKEHLLLARQVGVPSIIVFLNKVDLVDDPELVELVEEEVRETLTSYGFPEDTPIIKGSAFKALQEGATAEDTACIEELLKTMDEYFKDPVRDSDKPFLLPIEDIFTIQGRGTVVTGRIERGVIKMNEEVEIVGIKPTKKTVVTGIEMFNKLLDEGEAGDNVGLLLRGIEKKEVERGQVLAKPGSIHPHTKFEAQIYVLSKEEGGRHSPFFSGYRPQFYFRTTDITGTVNLPEGTDMVKPGDNTKIIGELIHPIAMDQGLKLAIREGGRTIASGQVTNIIE from the coding sequence ATGGCAAAGGAAAAATTTAACAGAACGAAAGTTCACATGAATGTTGGTACCATCGGTCACGTTGACCATGGTAAGACCACTCTTTCGGCAGCGATCACTACGTATTGTGCAAAGAAGTATGGTGATAAGCTTCTAAAATATGACGAGATCGACAATGCTCCGGAAGAAAAAGAGCGCGGTATTACTATCAATACCCGACACTTGGAATATCAGTCCGATAAGAGACACTATGCACACATCGACTGCCCCGGCCACGCTGACTATGTTAAAAACATGATCACCGGTGCTGCTCAGATGGACGGTGCTATTCTTGTAGTTTCTGCTCCGGACTCGGTTATGCCCCAGACAAAAGAACACTTGCTTCTTGCCCGTCAGGTAGGTGTACCTTCAATCATCGTCTTCCTTAATAAGGTTGACCTTGTTGATGATCCCGAACTTGTAGAATTGGTAGAAGAAGAAGTTAGAGAGACCTTGACATCTTACGGTTTCCCCGAAGACACACCCATTATCAAGGGTTCTGCTTTTAAGGCTCTTCAAGAGGGTGCAACTGCTGAAGATACGGCTTGCATTGAGGAGCTTCTTAAAACAATGGATGAATACTTTAAGGATCCCGTCCGCGATTCGGATAAGCCCTTCCTTCTTCCCATTGAAGATATCTTCACAATTCAGGGACGCGGTACCGTTGTTACGGGAAGAATCGAACGCGGTGTTATCAAGATGAACGAAGAAGTTGAAATTGTAGGTATTAAGCCCACAAAGAAAACCGTTGTTACCGGTATCGAAATGTTCAACAAGCTTCTTGATGAAGGTGAAGCAGGAGACAACGTAGGTCTTCTCTTGCGAGGTATTGAAAAGAAAGAAGTTGAACGCGGACAGGTTCTTGCCAAGCCCGGTTCAATTCATCCCCACACCAAATTTGAAGCTCAGATTTACGTTCTTTCAAAAGAGGAAGGCGGACGACACAGTCCCTTCTTCTCAGGTTACAGACCTCAGTTCTATTTTAGAACAACCGATATTACCGGAACTGTAAACCTTCCTGAAGGAACAGACATGGTTAAGCCCGGTGATAATACAAAGATTATCGGTGAACTTATTCACCCTATAGCTATGGATCAAGGTCTTAAACTCGCTATTCGCGAAGGCGGACGAACTATTGCTTCGGGTCAGGTAACTAACATTATCGAATAA